From Providencia sp. R33, a single genomic window includes:
- a CDS encoding PTS sugar transporter subunit IIB encodes MKITVVCGNGLGTSLMMEMSIKNILKDMQVSAEVDHVDLGSAKGTVSDIFVGTSDIAEQLVAQQVGGEIVALENMIDKVAMKERLTVALQKLGAM; translated from the coding sequence ATGAAAATCACCGTTGTTTGTGGAAATGGCTTAGGCACCAGTTTAATGATGGAAATGAGCATCAAAAATATTTTAAAAGATATGCAAGTCAGTGCTGAAGTTGACCATGTAGATTTAGGATCAGCAAAAGGCACAGTCAGCGATATTTTTGTTGGCACAAGTGATATTGCCGAGCAGCTTGTTGCTCAGCAAGTGGGTGGTGAAATCGTCGCACTGGAAAACATGATTGATAAAGTTGCCATGAAAGAGCGCCTCACCGTTGCATTACAAAAACTTGGTGCGATGTAA
- a CDS encoding PTS sugar transporter subunit IIA — MLTTLLTSNVIQVVESATDWQDAIKIACKPLINHKLIEPQYIDAIIKSHEKIGPYYVLGPGIAMPHARPEDGVNQLSLGLTVIKQGVEFGSEGNDPIKLLIVLAATDSNSHIGAIAKLAELFDNQEDIDNLMQSENVDDILKIIAKYE, encoded by the coding sequence ATGCTTACGACTTTACTGACCTCGAACGTTATTCAGGTCGTCGAAAGTGCCACAGATTGGCAAGATGCGATCAAAATCGCCTGTAAACCATTAATTAACCATAAGTTAATCGAACCGCAATATATTGATGCGATTATCAAATCACATGAAAAAATTGGCCCTTACTATGTATTAGGCCCAGGTATTGCAATGCCCCATGCTCGTCCCGAAGATGGCGTAAATCAGCTATCCCTTGGCCTAACCGTGATTAAACAAGGCGTAGAATTTGGTTCAGAAGGTAATGACCCAATCAAATTGCTTATCGTCCTTGCCGCTACAGACAGCAATAGCCATATTGGCGCTATCGCAAAACTTGCTGAACTTTTTGATAATCAAGAAGATATTGACAACCTCATGCAATCAGAAAACGTCGATGACATTCTTAAAATCATCGCTAAATACGAATAA
- a CDS encoding PTS ascorbate transporter subunit IIC, with protein MSFFRFLMQDVLSEPAILVGLIALIGLIAQKKPVTECIKGTIKTIMGFVILGAGAGLVVSSLGDFSAIFQHAFGINGVVPNNEAIVSIAQKSFGREMAMIMFFAMLINILIARLTPWKFIFLTGHHTLFMSMMIAVILATAGMEGTMLVTVGSLIVGFCMVFFPAIAHPYMKKVTGSDDVAIGHFSTISYVLAGFIGSKFGNKEHSTEDMNVPKSLLFLRDTPVAISFTMFIIFIITCLFAGGDFVREVSGGKNWFMFSLMQSITFAAGVYIILQGVRMVIAEIVPAFKGISDKLVPNAKPALDCPVVFPYAPNAVLVGFLSSFAAGVLGMFILYALNMTVIIPGVVPHFFVGAAAGVFGNATGGRRGAILGAFAQGLLITFLPVFLLPVLGDIGIANTTFSDADFGAIGILLGIIVR; from the coding sequence ATGTCATTTTTTCGTTTTCTGATGCAGGATGTTTTATCTGAACCTGCAATCCTAGTCGGTTTGATCGCACTTATAGGTCTTATCGCACAGAAAAAACCCGTTACTGAATGCATTAAAGGGACAATCAAAACCATCATGGGTTTTGTGATCTTAGGTGCTGGTGCAGGTTTAGTTGTCAGTTCTTTAGGTGATTTTTCGGCTATTTTCCAACACGCATTCGGTATTAATGGCGTTGTACCGAACAACGAAGCTATTGTTTCTATTGCACAAAAAAGCTTCGGTCGCGAAATGGCGATGATCATGTTCTTTGCGATGTTAATCAATATTCTCATTGCTCGATTAACACCATGGAAATTTATCTTCTTGACGGGTCACCATACATTATTTATGTCAATGATGATTGCCGTTATCCTGGCAACCGCTGGAATGGAAGGTACAATGTTGGTTACCGTTGGCTCTTTAATTGTGGGTTTCTGTATGGTATTTTTCCCTGCCATCGCACACCCATATATGAAAAAAGTCACCGGTTCTGATGATGTTGCTATTGGTCACTTTTCAACCATCTCTTATGTTTTAGCTGGGTTTATTGGTAGCAAATTTGGTAATAAAGAACATTCGACTGAAGACATGAATGTGCCAAAAAGCTTACTATTCCTGCGTGATACACCAGTAGCTATTTCCTTCACCATGTTCATTATCTTTATCATTACTTGCTTATTTGCGGGCGGTGATTTTGTTCGTGAAGTAAGTGGTGGCAAAAACTGGTTTATGTTCTCATTAATGCAGTCCATTACGTTCGCTGCTGGGGTATACATTATCCTGCAAGGTGTGCGTATGGTTATTGCTGAAATTGTCCCTGCATTTAAAGGGATCTCAGACAAACTAGTGCCAAATGCAAAACCAGCATTAGACTGCCCAGTGGTATTCCCTTATGCCCCAAATGCGGTATTAGTCGGTTTCTTAAGTAGCTTCGCCGCGGGTGTACTCGGTATGTTCATCTTATATGCGTTGAACATGACCGTTATTATTCCAGGTGTTGTACCACACTTCTTCGTTGGCGCCGCTGCTGGGGTATTTGGTAATGCAACAGGTGGACGCCGTGGTGCTATCTTAGGTGCATTTGCGCAAGGCTTATTAATCACCTTCTTACCTGTATTCTTATTACCTGTACTTGGGGATATTGGTATCGCAAACACCACATTTAGTGATGCTGACTTTGGTGCAATCGGAATTTTATTAGGTATTATCGTTCGCTAA